The following proteins come from a genomic window of Sinorhizobium fredii NGR234:
- a CDS encoding substrate-binding domain-containing protein: MKSICTAAVVALLMAGTASAETIGVSMQSFDNNFQTLLRQGLDARAAEVNGVNLQIEDAQTDISKQRSQVDNFIASGVDAIIMTLADTSAAPGISEAAKKAGIPLVYLNLEPENLGQLPDKQAYVGSKETDSGRLGAEAACALLKKKGKAGDAQAYILMGDLAHQASRDRTSSVKETLAAGDCKGVTIADEQSAAWTRTNAMDLTTNWITAGRPIDVIFANNDEMAIGAIQALKAAGTSMEDVIVVGIDATQDALAAMAAGDLDVTVFQNAKGQSASAVDAAVALAQGKNVEKTVWVPFELVTPENMDQYSQKN; the protein is encoded by the coding sequence ATGAAATCAATCTGTACGGCGGCCGTTGTGGCCCTCTTGATGGCAGGCACTGCCTCGGCCGAGACGATCGGCGTTTCGATGCAGAGCTTCGACAACAACTTCCAGACACTGCTGCGCCAGGGCCTCGATGCAAGGGCCGCCGAGGTGAACGGCGTCAATCTTCAGATCGAGGATGCGCAGACCGACATCTCCAAGCAGCGCAGCCAGGTGGACAACTTCATCGCCTCGGGGGTGGACGCGATCATCATGACCCTGGCGGATACGTCGGCCGCGCCGGGCATCAGCGAGGCGGCGAAGAAGGCTGGCATTCCGCTCGTCTACCTCAATCTCGAGCCGGAAAATCTCGGTCAGCTGCCCGACAAGCAGGCCTATGTCGGTTCGAAGGAAACCGACTCGGGCAGGCTCGGTGCCGAGGCCGCCTGCGCGCTGCTGAAGAAAAAGGGCAAGGCCGGCGATGCGCAGGCCTACATATTGATGGGCGATCTGGCTCACCAGGCGTCGCGCGATCGCACCTCGTCGGTCAAGGAAACGCTGGCGGCAGGCGACTGCAAGGGCGTGACCATCGCCGACGAGCAGTCCGCCGCCTGGACGCGCACCAACGCGATGGACCTGACGACGAACTGGATCACCGCCGGCCGGCCGATCGACGTGATCTTCGCCAACAATGACGAGATGGCGATCGGCGCGATACAGGCACTGAAGGCCGCGGGAACCTCGATGGAGGATGTGATCGTCGTCGGCATCGATGCGACGCAGGATGCCCTTGCCGCGATGGCGGCCGGTGATCTGGACGTGACCGTATTCCAGAACGCCAAGGGACAGTCGGCAAGTGCCGTGGATGCAGCCGTCGCGCTGGCGCAGGGCAAGAACGTCGAAAAGACGGTCTGGGTGCCCTTCGAACTGGTCACGCCCGAGAACATGGACCAGTACAGCCAAAAGAACTGA